A single genomic interval of Amblyomma americanum isolate KBUSLIRL-KWMA chromosome 11, ASM5285725v1, whole genome shotgun sequence harbors:
- the LOC144110646 gene encoding uncharacterized protein LOC144110646 isoform X1, whose protein sequence is MKDEPGVRVLESATPRANVQTLRNLFNDKDAKCAGHVGSLKKSDGPAEVRIPRPSLAPKPSNKPSISVCAQQKSPQGLAAQDSVNLPRTADASRRASFERTRAAVAQKVIQLALQRDAKAAEGKSPTSEKRPSSAATHRVPPMIEAAAVEDENRTSEQPSSSLSDEEDYVTPISLSKPPPPSVSGWKGSIASPQHSEEAPSPVPPRLPKSPVSSPKQKLPEPPLYVPPQLVRHPVVPGWRRRELPAATGSCPPKPARPTGMCLPSISSPQGPTPSTAAQPDRPPLPGRSPPPVPTSRPPPLRLAVPKPPRTLPALPVTNESHEDEAVSESRQPTSPIPEYTEDEELGSGGGDDELYADTEQDDAPPTLPPRAEKNELYQDTLEDLYEEMPTDDPPPPVPPPPLTGRDNLPRKDKWEYDRLCKTFGLPGGWERQQPLDAGRARGSSSGGGPRGLDLPLHRGEPVYVLRMEHNPPGKWLVRNSQGEVGYADLANIEVDPSSIKFVMTTQRDLCANSRKHGGGTVQNDESDEAEAIYEETL, encoded by the exons GATGAGCCAGGGGTTAGAGTCTTGGAGTCGGCGACTCCAAGAGCCAATGTCCAGACCCTCCGCAACCTGTTCAATGACAAGGACGCCAAGTGCGCGGGCCATGTTGGCAGCCTCAAGAAGTCAGATGGTCCGGCCGAAGTGCGCATTCCCCGTCCCAGCCTTGCACCAAAGCCATCCAACAAGCCCAGCATCTCTGTCTGTGCACAGCAGAAGTCTCCTCAGGGTCTAGCTGCTCAGGACAGCGTGAATTTACCGAGGACAGCGGACGCGTCCAGGAGGGCCTCTTTCGAGCGCACCAGGGCGGCTGTAGCGCAGAAAGTTATACAACTGGCCTTGCAACGTGATGCCAAGGCTGCAGAAGGGAAGAGCCCTACATCTGAGAAGCGGCCCTCCAGTGCTGCCACACACAGAGTTCCGCCCATGATCGAGGCTGCAGCCGTGGAAGATGAGAACAGAACATCCGAGCAGCCAAGTTCCTCTCTTTCGGACGAGGAGGACTACGTGACACCCATTTCCTTGtccaaaccaccaccaccatcggtGTCTGGCTGGAAAGGGAGCATCGCATCACCTCAGCACAGTGAGGAGGCACCATCTCCTGTGCCACCGCGCTTGCCAAAGTCCCCGGTGTCCTCGCCGAAGCAAAAGCTTCCTGAGCCACCACTGTATGTGCCCCCACAGCTGGTGCGCCATCCTGTGGTGCCCGGGTGGCGAAGGCGCGAGCTGCCTGCGGCCACTGGTAGCTGCCCCCcaaagccagcccggcccactgGCATGTGCCTGCCATCCATATCTAGTCCACAAGGCCCCACGCCAAGTACAGCAGCACAGCCTGACAGGCCTCCAC TACCTGGCCGGAGTCCTCCTCCCGTGCCCACATCACGGCCACCGCCACTGCGACTCGCCGTGCCCAAGCCACCACGAACGCTGCCTGCATTGCCTGTCACCAATGAATCTCACGAAGACGAGGCTGTCTCAGAGTCCAGGCAGCCAACCTCCCCAAT CCCCGAGTACACGGAGGACGAAGAGTTGGGCAGTGGTGGTGGCGACGACGAGCTGTACGCAGACACGGAGCAGGATGATGCACCTCCCACCTTGCCTCCACGGGCAGAAAAGAATGAGCTGTACCAGGAC ACCCTGGAAGATCTGTACGAAGAGATGCCCACGGATGACCC gcCACCACCTGTGCCACCTCCGCCACTGACGGGCAGGGACAACCTTCCCAGGAAGGACAAGTGGGAATATGATCGACTGTGCAAAACATTTGGG CTGCCGGGTGGCTGGGAGCGGCAGCAACCCCTGGACGCAGGTCGTGCGCGAGGCAGCAGCAGTGGGGGTGGGCCCAGGGGCCTTGACCTGCCCCTGCATCGGGGGGAGCCCGTGTATGTGCTGCGCATGGAGCACAACCCACCCGGGAAGTGGCTCGTCCGAAACAGTCAAGGGGAAG TGGGATATGCTGACCTGGCAAACATTGAGGTAGATCCAAGTTCCATCAAATTT
- the LOC144110646 gene encoding uncharacterized protein LOC144110646 isoform X2: protein MDEPGVRVLESATPRANVQTLRNLFNDKDAKCAGHVGSLKKSDGPAEVRIPRPSLAPKPSNKPSISVCAQQKSPQGLAAQDSVNLPRTADASRRASFERTRAAVAQKVIQLALQRDAKAAEGKSPTSEKRPSSAATHRVPPMIEAAAVEDENRTSEQPSSSLSDEEDYVTPISLSKPPPPSVSGWKGSIASPQHSEEAPSPVPPRLPKSPVSSPKQKLPEPPLYVPPQLVRHPVVPGWRRRELPAATGSCPPKPARPTGMCLPSISSPQGPTPSTAAQPDRPPLPGRSPPPVPTSRPPPLRLAVPKPPRTLPALPVTNESHEDEAVSESRQPTSPIPEYTEDEELGSGGGDDELYADTEQDDAPPTLPPRAEKNELYQDTLEDLYEEMPTDDPPPPVPPPPLTGRDNLPRKDKWEYDRLCKTFGLPGGWERQQPLDAGRARGSSSGGGPRGLDLPLHRGEPVYVLRMEHNPPGKWLVRNSQGEVGYADLANIEVDPSSIKFVMTTQRDLCANSRKHGGGTVQNDESDEAEAIYEETL from the exons ATg GATGAGCCAGGGGTTAGAGTCTTGGAGTCGGCGACTCCAAGAGCCAATGTCCAGACCCTCCGCAACCTGTTCAATGACAAGGACGCCAAGTGCGCGGGCCATGTTGGCAGCCTCAAGAAGTCAGATGGTCCGGCCGAAGTGCGCATTCCCCGTCCCAGCCTTGCACCAAAGCCATCCAACAAGCCCAGCATCTCTGTCTGTGCACAGCAGAAGTCTCCTCAGGGTCTAGCTGCTCAGGACAGCGTGAATTTACCGAGGACAGCGGACGCGTCCAGGAGGGCCTCTTTCGAGCGCACCAGGGCGGCTGTAGCGCAGAAAGTTATACAACTGGCCTTGCAACGTGATGCCAAGGCTGCAGAAGGGAAGAGCCCTACATCTGAGAAGCGGCCCTCCAGTGCTGCCACACACAGAGTTCCGCCCATGATCGAGGCTGCAGCCGTGGAAGATGAGAACAGAACATCCGAGCAGCCAAGTTCCTCTCTTTCGGACGAGGAGGACTACGTGACACCCATTTCCTTGtccaaaccaccaccaccatcggtGTCTGGCTGGAAAGGGAGCATCGCATCACCTCAGCACAGTGAGGAGGCACCATCTCCTGTGCCACCGCGCTTGCCAAAGTCCCCGGTGTCCTCGCCGAAGCAAAAGCTTCCTGAGCCACCACTGTATGTGCCCCCACAGCTGGTGCGCCATCCTGTGGTGCCCGGGTGGCGAAGGCGCGAGCTGCCTGCGGCCACTGGTAGCTGCCCCCcaaagccagcccggcccactgGCATGTGCCTGCCATCCATATCTAGTCCACAAGGCCCCACGCCAAGTACAGCAGCACAGCCTGACAGGCCTCCAC TACCTGGCCGGAGTCCTCCTCCCGTGCCCACATCACGGCCACCGCCACTGCGACTCGCCGTGCCCAAGCCACCACGAACGCTGCCTGCATTGCCTGTCACCAATGAATCTCACGAAGACGAGGCTGTCTCAGAGTCCAGGCAGCCAACCTCCCCAAT CCCCGAGTACACGGAGGACGAAGAGTTGGGCAGTGGTGGTGGCGACGACGAGCTGTACGCAGACACGGAGCAGGATGATGCACCTCCCACCTTGCCTCCACGGGCAGAAAAGAATGAGCTGTACCAGGAC ACCCTGGAAGATCTGTACGAAGAGATGCCCACGGATGACCC gcCACCACCTGTGCCACCTCCGCCACTGACGGGCAGGGACAACCTTCCCAGGAAGGACAAGTGGGAATATGATCGACTGTGCAAAACATTTGGG CTGCCGGGTGGCTGGGAGCGGCAGCAACCCCTGGACGCAGGTCGTGCGCGAGGCAGCAGCAGTGGGGGTGGGCCCAGGGGCCTTGACCTGCCCCTGCATCGGGGGGAGCCCGTGTATGTGCTGCGCATGGAGCACAACCCACCCGGGAAGTGGCTCGTCCGAAACAGTCAAGGGGAAG TGGGATATGCTGACCTGGCAAACATTGAGGTAGATCCAAGTTCCATCAAATTT
- the LOC144110646 gene encoding uncharacterized protein LOC144110646 isoform X3, with the protein MKDEPGVRVLESATPRANVQTLRNLFNDKDAKCAGHVGSLKKSDGPAEVRIPRPSLAPKPSNKPSISVCAQQKSPQGLAAQDSVNLPRTADASRRASFERTRAAVAQKVIQLALQRDAKAAEGKSPTSEKRPSSAATHRVPPMIEAAAVEDENRTSEQPSSSLSDEEDYVTPISLSKPPPPSVSGWKGSIASPQHSEEAPSPVPPRLPKSPVSSPKQKLPEPPLYVPPQLVRHPVVPGWRRRELPAATGSCPPKPARPTGMCLPSISSPQGPTPSTAAQPDRPPLPGRSPPPVPTSRPPPLRLAVPKPPRTLPALPVTNESHEDEAVSESRQPTSPIPEYTEDEELGSGGGDDELYADTEQDDAPPTLPPRAEKNELYQDTLEDLYEEMPTDDPPPPVPPPPLTGRDNLPRKDKWEYDRLCKTFGLPGGWERQQPLDAGRARGSSSGGGPRGLDLPLHRGEPVYVLRMEHNPPGKWLVRNSQGEVGYADLANIEVMTTQRDLCANSRKHGGGTVQNDESDEAEAIYEETL; encoded by the exons GATGAGCCAGGGGTTAGAGTCTTGGAGTCGGCGACTCCAAGAGCCAATGTCCAGACCCTCCGCAACCTGTTCAATGACAAGGACGCCAAGTGCGCGGGCCATGTTGGCAGCCTCAAGAAGTCAGATGGTCCGGCCGAAGTGCGCATTCCCCGTCCCAGCCTTGCACCAAAGCCATCCAACAAGCCCAGCATCTCTGTCTGTGCACAGCAGAAGTCTCCTCAGGGTCTAGCTGCTCAGGACAGCGTGAATTTACCGAGGACAGCGGACGCGTCCAGGAGGGCCTCTTTCGAGCGCACCAGGGCGGCTGTAGCGCAGAAAGTTATACAACTGGCCTTGCAACGTGATGCCAAGGCTGCAGAAGGGAAGAGCCCTACATCTGAGAAGCGGCCCTCCAGTGCTGCCACACACAGAGTTCCGCCCATGATCGAGGCTGCAGCCGTGGAAGATGAGAACAGAACATCCGAGCAGCCAAGTTCCTCTCTTTCGGACGAGGAGGACTACGTGACACCCATTTCCTTGtccaaaccaccaccaccatcggtGTCTGGCTGGAAAGGGAGCATCGCATCACCTCAGCACAGTGAGGAGGCACCATCTCCTGTGCCACCGCGCTTGCCAAAGTCCCCGGTGTCCTCGCCGAAGCAAAAGCTTCCTGAGCCACCACTGTATGTGCCCCCACAGCTGGTGCGCCATCCTGTGGTGCCCGGGTGGCGAAGGCGCGAGCTGCCTGCGGCCACTGGTAGCTGCCCCCcaaagccagcccggcccactgGCATGTGCCTGCCATCCATATCTAGTCCACAAGGCCCCACGCCAAGTACAGCAGCACAGCCTGACAGGCCTCCAC TACCTGGCCGGAGTCCTCCTCCCGTGCCCACATCACGGCCACCGCCACTGCGACTCGCCGTGCCCAAGCCACCACGAACGCTGCCTGCATTGCCTGTCACCAATGAATCTCACGAAGACGAGGCTGTCTCAGAGTCCAGGCAGCCAACCTCCCCAAT CCCCGAGTACACGGAGGACGAAGAGTTGGGCAGTGGTGGTGGCGACGACGAGCTGTACGCAGACACGGAGCAGGATGATGCACCTCCCACCTTGCCTCCACGGGCAGAAAAGAATGAGCTGTACCAGGAC ACCCTGGAAGATCTGTACGAAGAGATGCCCACGGATGACCC gcCACCACCTGTGCCACCTCCGCCACTGACGGGCAGGGACAACCTTCCCAGGAAGGACAAGTGGGAATATGATCGACTGTGCAAAACATTTGGG CTGCCGGGTGGCTGGGAGCGGCAGCAACCCCTGGACGCAGGTCGTGCGCGAGGCAGCAGCAGTGGGGGTGGGCCCAGGGGCCTTGACCTGCCCCTGCATCGGGGGGAGCCCGTGTATGTGCTGCGCATGGAGCACAACCCACCCGGGAAGTGGCTCGTCCGAAACAGTCAAGGGGAAG TGGGATATGCTGACCTGGCAAACATTGAG